A region of Photobacterium sanguinicancri DNA encodes the following proteins:
- a CDS encoding SpoVR family protein → MVTTTKTKPLDDGPDWTFDLLDQYHKEIKRVADHYRLDAYPNQIEIITAEQMMDAYSSIGMPINYHHWSFGKRFIETERGYKHGQMGLAYEIVINSDPCISYLMEENTITMQALVMAHACYGHNSFFKGNYLFQTWTDASSIIDYLLFARKYITDCEEKYGVEDVERLLDSCHALMNFGVDRYKRPQKISLVEETARQKAREDYLQTQVNALWRTIPVQEDKTDVSEEHRFPAEPQENILYFIEKHAPLLEPWQREIVRIVRKVSQYFYPQKQTQVMNEGWATFWHYTILNHLYDEGLVTDRFILEFLHSHTSVVAQPEYNSPYYSGINPYALGFAMFQDIRRICENPTEEDKHWFPDIAGKDWLDTLHFAMENFKDESFISQFLSPKVMRDFKLFAVDDDDRHNYVEVSAIHNEEGYRMIREKLSSQYNLSNNEPNLQVWNVALNGDRSLTLRYIPHNRIPLAESHPEVLKHMYRLWGFDITLEEELSDGRSQILGTCPVRNTQFGSDI, encoded by the coding sequence ATGGTGACAACAACAAAGACAAAGCCACTCGATGATGGTCCAGATTGGACGTTTGATCTGCTTGACCAATATCATAAAGAGATAAAACGTGTCGCTGACCACTACCGGCTTGATGCGTATCCCAATCAGATTGAGATCATCACTGCTGAGCAGATGATGGATGCTTACTCAAGTATTGGGATGCCAATCAATTACCACCACTGGTCATTCGGCAAACGTTTTATTGAAACTGAACGTGGCTATAAACACGGCCAAATGGGATTGGCATATGAGATCGTAATTAACTCAGATCCCTGTATCTCTTATTTAATGGAAGAGAATACGATAACCATGCAAGCGTTGGTAATGGCGCATGCCTGCTATGGTCATAACTCTTTCTTCAAAGGCAATTACTTGTTTCAAACATGGACGGATGCAAGTTCGATCATCGATTACTTACTGTTTGCTCGAAAATACATTACCGACTGTGAAGAAAAGTACGGCGTGGAAGATGTTGAGCGTTTGCTAGACTCCTGTCATGCACTGATGAATTTTGGCGTCGATCGCTACAAGCGTCCACAAAAAATATCATTAGTTGAAGAAACCGCGCGCCAAAAAGCACGCGAAGATTACCTGCAAACACAGGTAAATGCTTTATGGCGTACAATTCCAGTACAAGAGGATAAAACCGATGTATCAGAGGAACACCGCTTCCCTGCTGAGCCACAGGAAAACATCCTTTACTTCATTGAAAAACATGCGCCACTACTTGAACCTTGGCAACGTGAAATTGTGCGAATTGTGCGTAAAGTAAGCCAATACTTCTACCCGCAAAAACAAACCCAAGTCATGAATGAAGGCTGGGCGACGTTCTGGCATTACACGATTTTGAATCACCTTTATGACGAAGGTTTAGTGACCGACCGTTTCATCCTAGAGTTCTTACACAGCCATACCAGTGTGGTTGCACAACCAGAATATAATAGCCCGTATTACAGTGGTATTAACCCGTATGCGTTAGGTTTTGCTATGTTCCAAGATATCCGTCGGATCTGTGAAAATCCAACGGAAGAAGATAAGCACTGGTTCCCTGACATTGCAGGTAAAGATTGGTTAGATACGCTTCACTTTGCGATGGAAAACTTCAAAGATGAAAGCTTTATCAGTCAGTTTTTATCACCGAAAGTGATGCGTGACTTTAAACTGTTTGCCGTGGATGACGATGACCGCCATAACTATGTGGAAGTCAGTGCTATTCATAACGAGGAAGGCTATCGGATGATCCGAGAGAAGCTCTCTTCACAGTATAATTTAAGTAACAATGAGCCTAACCTTCAAGTATGGAATGTCGCGCTTAACGGTGACCGTTCACTGACTTTACGCTACATACCACACAACAGAATTCCACTAGCCGAAAGTCACCCCGAAGTGCTGAAGCATATGTACCGTCTATGGGGATTTGATATTACGTTAGAAGAAGAGTTGAGCGATGGACGAAGCCAAATTCTAGGGACATGCCCAGTGCGTAATACACAATTTGGTTCTGATATTTAA
- the fadR gene encoding fatty acid metabolism transcriptional regulator FadR, translating to MVIKADSPATFAEKYIIESIWNNHFPQGSILPAERELSELIGVTRTTLREVLQRLARDGWLTIQHGKPTRVNNFMDTSGLSILDTLVTLDGQDVQRVLTDLLSARTDISSVFMRYAVKGNSEESSELIDSIIHSCESLLAAESFTAYIEDNEAKIQLLSEVKKITDKYGKDQPELCEAICRARAFNYYDYLLFQGMAAKSGNTLYVLTINGLRKIYTRVGGYYFMSQEACELALEFYRDLKAICDNHQHELVAERIKKYGRDSGVIWYNNREEIGRYMHEEEQ from the coding sequence ATGGTTATAAAGGCTGATAGTCCAGCAACATTTGCTGAGAAATACATCATTGAAAGTATCTGGAATAATCACTTTCCTCAAGGTTCAATCCTGCCTGCTGAACGTGAACTTTCGGAACTTATTGGTGTAACGCGCACCACGTTACGAGAAGTATTACAACGACTAGCGCGTGATGGTTGGTTAACCATCCAACACGGTAAACCAACCCGTGTAAATAATTTTATGGACACATCGGGCTTAAGTATTCTTGATACACTTGTGACGCTAGACGGGCAAGATGTACAACGTGTACTAACTGATTTGCTTTCAGCTCGTACCGATATAAGTAGTGTCTTCATGCGTTATGCAGTGAAAGGCAATAGCGAAGAATCAAGTGAGCTAATTGATTCAATCATTCACTCATGTGAATCATTGCTAGCAGCTGAATCTTTTACTGCCTACATCGAAGACAACGAAGCAAAAATTCAGTTGTTGAGTGAAGTGAAGAAAATCACAGATAAGTACGGTAAAGATCAACCTGAACTGTGCGAAGCGATTTGTCGTGCACGTGCTTTCAACTACTACGACTACCTTTTATTCCAAGGTATGGCAGCTAAGTCGGGTAATACACTATATGTATTAACGATTAATGGCTTACGTAAGATTTATACCCGCGTAGGCGGTTATTACTTCATGAGCCAAGAAGCGTGTGAACTTGCACTTGAGTTCTACCGTGATTTGAAAGCGATCTGTGATAATCATCAGCATGAATTAGTCGCGGAAAGAATCAAAAAATACGGCCGAGACAGCGGTGTTATTTGGTATAACAACCGTGAAGAGATTGGCCGCTACATGCATGAGGAAGAACAATAA
- the nhaB gene encoding Na(+)/H(+) antiporter NhaB, which translates to MAISLGNAFVKNFLGKAPDWYKVAIISFLIINPIVFFVIDPFTAGWLLVIEFIFTLAMALKCYPLQPGGLLAIEAVAIGMTSPEQVKHELVANIEVLLLLVFMVAGIYFMKQLLLFIFTKILIGIRSKILLSLSFCIMAAFLSAFLDALTVIAVVISVTVGFYSIYHKVASGQEPHAAHDHTTDSNIHEVSRDDLENYRAFLRSLLMHAGVGTALGGVMTMVGEPQNLIIADQAGWLFGEFILRMAPVTIPVFFCGMLTCVLVEKFHLCGYGAALPENVRKILVDFDNEERKSRTNLDYAKLIVQAIIAVWLIVGLAMHLAAVGLIGLTVIIFATSFTGITEEHALGKAFEEALPFTALLAVFFSVVAVIIDQQLFTPIITWVLSLEGSAQLTMFYVANGLLSMVSDNVFVGTVYINEVKSALLHGVISRDQFDMLAVAINTGTNLPSVATPNGQAAFLFVLTSALAPLIRLSYGRMVYMALPYTIVLTLVGLAGIEFMLVPMTEWFYDMGWLVHNTAEAVSTIAPAAGH; encoded by the coding sequence ATGGCTATTTCGCTGGGAAACGCCTTCGTTAAGAATTTTTTAGGCAAAGCACCTGATTGGTATAAAGTTGCGATCATTTCGTTTCTAATCATCAACCCAATCGTATTTTTTGTAATCGACCCTTTTACTGCTGGCTGGTTACTCGTTATTGAGTTTATTTTCACGCTAGCAATGGCGTTGAAGTGTTACCCGCTACAACCCGGTGGTTTATTGGCGATAGAAGCTGTCGCCATTGGCATGACCAGCCCCGAACAAGTGAAACATGAACTTGTGGCTAATATTGAAGTGTTATTACTCTTGGTCTTTATGGTCGCTGGTATTTACTTCATGAAGCAGCTCCTGCTTTTCATTTTCACCAAAATACTGATCGGCATTCGTTCTAAAATCCTACTTTCACTGTCTTTTTGTATCATGGCGGCTTTTTTATCAGCCTTCCTTGATGCGCTGACCGTTATTGCCGTTGTCATCAGTGTTACCGTAGGCTTCTACAGCATTTATCACAAGGTTGCCTCGGGACAAGAGCCCCATGCGGCCCATGACCACACGACGGATAGTAACATCCATGAAGTGAGCCGTGATGACTTAGAAAACTACCGCGCTTTCCTACGTAGCTTGCTAATGCATGCCGGTGTAGGTACGGCTCTGGGTGGCGTAATGACCATGGTGGGTGAACCGCAAAACTTGATCATTGCTGACCAAGCAGGCTGGCTTTTCGGTGAATTTATTCTACGTATGGCCCCAGTAACTATTCCTGTGTTTTTCTGCGGTATGCTAACTTGTGTGTTAGTCGAAAAATTCCACCTTTGTGGTTACGGTGCCGCATTGCCTGAAAACGTTCGTAAGATTCTGGTTGATTTTGATAACGAAGAACGTAAAAGCCGTACTAATCTAGATTACGCAAAACTGATTGTTCAAGCGATCATCGCGGTATGGTTAATCGTAGGCTTGGCAATGCACTTAGCCGCTGTGGGTTTAATCGGTTTAACCGTAATCATTTTCGCGACATCGTTTACTGGTATTACTGAAGAGCATGCGCTTGGTAAAGCCTTTGAAGAAGCATTGCCGTTTACGGCGCTGTTGGCCGTGTTCTTCTCTGTCGTTGCCGTTATTATCGATCAGCAGCTATTCACGCCAATCATTACTTGGGTATTAAGCCTAGAAGGTAGTGCGCAGCTAACCATGTTCTATGTGGCCAATGGTCTACTGTCGATGGTGTCTGATAACGTATTTGTGGGTACGGTTTACATTAACGAAGTTAAATCTGCACTACTTCATGGTGTAATCTCTCGCGACCAATTCGATATGCTAGCCGTGGCGATTAATACCGGTACTAACTTACCATCAGTCGCAACGCCAAATGGTCAAGCCGCTTTCTTATTTGTTCTAACGTCAGCACTTGCACCGTTAATTCGCCTATCTTACGGTCGTATGGTGTACATGGCACTGCCATACACTATCGTACTAACTCTCGTCGGCTTAGCAGGGATTGAATTCATGCTAGTGCCAATGACGGAATGGTTCTACGATATGGGCTGGTTAGTTCACAACACAGCTGAAGCCGTATCAACAATTGCACCGGCTGCTGGACATTAA
- the dsbB gene encoding disulfide bond formation protein DsbB, translated as MQFLYSFSKRRSSWLLLLAFIVFFEGSALFFQHGMKLPPCVMCIYERVAMFGIAIAALIGLTAPHNPIVRWLGLAGWGYSAYEGLMLSIKHVDYQLNPSPFNTCDLFVQFPSWAPLNQWIPGVFEAYGDCGKVVWMFMGQTMPQWLVIIFAANLVALAIIVIAQLVGFKAKKEA; from the coding sequence ATGCAATTTTTATATTCATTCTCTAAACGTCGCTCATCGTGGCTATTACTGCTGGCATTTATAGTCTTTTTTGAAGGAAGTGCGCTTTTCTTTCAGCACGGAATGAAGCTACCGCCATGTGTAATGTGTATCTACGAACGTGTCGCTATGTTTGGTATAGCTATTGCGGCATTGATTGGTTTAACTGCCCCTCATAACCCAATTGTGCGTTGGTTGGGCTTAGCGGGCTGGGGCTATAGTGCTTATGAAGGTCTTATGCTGTCGATCAAGCATGTCGATTATCAACTAAACCCATCGCCATTCAACACTTGTGATCTTTTCGTCCAGTTCCCAAGCTGGGCACCATTAAACCAATGGATACCTGGTGTATTTGAAGCTTACGGTGACTGTGGAAAAGTCGTGTGGATGTTCATGGGCCAAACGATGCCGCAATGGTTAGTTATTATCTTTGCGGCAAACTTAGTCGCACTTGCGATTATCGTTATCGCACAGCTTGTTGGTTTCAAAGCAAAAAAAGAAGCATAA
- a CDS encoding (deoxy)nucleoside triphosphate pyrophosphohydrolase, whose product MATNEKPCITVVAGVIEKDGLYLLAQRFDSASQGGLWEFPGGKVEHNETPEQALERELTEELAIQTQTGTWLADSVFDYGDKIIELKGYISHWLSGECVLYSHQAMVWVAKSHIKDYTLCPADYPIVDALIAQA is encoded by the coding sequence GGCGACGAATGAAAAGCCATGTATCACCGTGGTAGCAGGTGTAATAGAAAAAGATGGGCTGTATTTATTAGCACAACGGTTTGATAGTGCGAGCCAAGGCGGGCTGTGGGAGTTTCCAGGCGGTAAAGTGGAACATAATGAAACACCAGAGCAAGCACTTGAGCGTGAGCTTACTGAAGAGTTGGCGATTCAAACTCAAACTGGCACTTGGCTGGCTGATAGCGTATTTGACTATGGTGATAAGATCATTGAGTTAAAAGGCTACATCAGTCACTGGTTGTCGGGAGAGTGTGTACTTTATAGCCATCAAGCCATGGTATGGGTGGCGAAATCACATATCAAAGATTACACCTTATGCCCAGCTGATTACCCTATTGTTGATGCTCTGATCGCGCAAGCATAA